In Sphaerospermopsis torques-reginae ITEP-024, the genomic window AGAGGGTAAATATCGCCAACCAGTCAAAAAACTTGTACTGGACAAAATTGATTTAGTAATAAAAAAAGGAGAGAAACTAGGTATAATAGGTGCGAATGGTTCTGGTAAATCCACACTGTTAAAGTTAATTTCCGGTATTCTTCGTCCTACATCTGGTACAGTCAGAGTACGCGGTCAAGTTGCGCCTTTAATTGAACTAGGAGCAGGGTTTGATCCAGACATTTCTGTATTGGATAACATTCAGCTTTATGGTGTACTGCTGGGGTTTTCCAGAGCTGAAATGAAAGAAAGAGCGTATTCAATTTTGGAGTTTGCTGAACTGGAGGATTATAGTTTAGTTCCGGTGAAGGGTTTATCTTCAGGAATGGTAGCTAGGTTGGGATTTTCCATCGCTACAGATGTGCAGCCAGATATTTTGATTTTGGATGAAGTGTTATCTGTAGGTGATGAGAGTTTTAAGCATAAATGTAAGCAGCGAATAGATGAATTTTGGAATGGAAACGCAACAATTTTAGTCGTTTCTCATGATTTAGATTTTGTTCAGCAGTCTTGTGAGCGTGTGGTATGGATAGATAAAGGCAAAATCAACTTTATAGGAGAGCCAGAAAAAATAACAAACTACTATTTGCAGACGATTCAATCTTAAAACAAATGTTGTTTAAAAATGGAGAAAATGCTAAAAATATTTCTGCAAAATTATGCAAGACAATTATCTAATTAAATGTTTTGTCCTTTGATTCTGAATCAATTAAAATGCCTGCTATTATACTGGCAGTAGGTCTTTTGAAGATATAAACAGTAATATTTGCCAACAAATTTTGGCTTTTGGGTAAGTGATTGAAAACCGGGAATGTAAAATTATGGAATCAGATGTACTCAGTAAAAACTATAACAACCTAATAAAAGAACGAGAAGAATTAACTAAAAAATATGAGTACCTACTGCAAGAAATAGCGTTGTTAAATCAATCTAATAATTCCCTTAAAGCAGAACTGTTAGAAATTAAAAATTCTAGGACATGGAGAGTCATAACACAGTTAAAGCAAAACTTATTTGTGAATAAATTAGGGAAAATATTATTAAATTTGATGCAATTTATTAAACTATTATTTAAAGACAGAAATTTGTTATTAAGCAACTTAACTAGACGTAATCAAATGATTCGAGTTGACACAGTAGATAACGGCGAAAATTACGTTTCCAGTTATCAGTTTCAACAGACATTAGTCTTGCATAAATATCAGCCTGGTAGTCCTATTTCTATTGTAATTATTTGTTATAATAAATCAAAGGAACTACCCTATGTTATCTCCGCAATAGCTAAAAATACGTTGCGTCCAGATCTAGTTGTTCTGTGTGATGATGGTTCAACAGATGATTCAGTGCAAAGATTTATTGATGCCTGTGAATCACAATTTTTAACATATAAAATTATACAGGAAGAACCAAAACCAAATGCCTTTCGACTTAATACGCTGCGTAATCAAGGTGTAGCAGTTTGTCCTGATGGTTTAGTAATAATATTAGATGCAGATCACGTACCATCATCCACTCATATTCAAGCTCATGTAAATCTCCACTTATCAAATCCTCAGCCTGTCCTATCTACAGGACCACGACTTGAGTATGCTAATCCAGATTGTAGTGGTGCTGTCAATTTTCTTTGGGGACATGAACCAATTAGCATGATGCAGCATTCATCTGATCAACCAATAGCCAGTTGGACAGGGGTGCTTGTTTCTAATATGGGAATGTGTAAGCAGGCTATTTTAGAGCTTGGAGGCTTTGATCCTATATATGATGGTAATTATGGTTATGATGATATTGATTTCACTTATAGAGCTTGGTTGGCAGGCTATTTTTTTGCTAGTTGTTTTGAGACCTATATAATTCATATTCCGCATCCACCGTCATTGGGTGTCAGAGACAATAGCATAAATCAACGTAAATTTGAAGCTAAATATAAGTTTCATCCAAAATATCCTCAGAGTGTTGAACGACTAACTAGAGAAGCATGGCATAATTATCTTCGTTGCTATCTTTAGCAAGAGCAAACTTCATAAATCTAGCACAATTAACTTTATGTACATAGTTTTCCCAACTTTAGAAATTGCGCCATTTATCAACGGAGGAATAGGTCAATACTTATCACAAATTATACATTATTTACAAAGTTCCTGTTATACTCCATTAATTATATTGTATGGTGTTACTCAAAGTGAGGCAGTAAAGACAAGAAAACATTTTCAAGCAGCCAGCCTAAAATGTGAAATATATCATGTGAATGATTTTTCGCAAACCCAACTAAATTCAGAAGATATTTACAATGTAGAAAAAACTTCTTTAGCTTTAGCAGATTGCTTAACAGAAATAATTTCTCACAAAAATGTAGTTGGAGTTGAATGGCCTGAACATGGTGGGATGGGATTTCATACACTGCGAGATAAGCACTGTAATCCTAACTCTGTATTCAAAAAAATATCAATGTGGATTCACTTACATGGGGCTAGAGAAATTTGGGATTTAACAGATCGCTATCCCGTATCTTTAGATAAAAGTAATGCCTATCTATTATCTAACTATGCAGAAAGACTTTGCTTAGAATTAGCAGATGCTTGGAAAAGTCCATCTCAGTCTGTAGCAGATTGGTATACAAGTTATTTTGGAATTCACAATCAAGTTTTCATCTCACCGTTACCCTATCGTAAGTTAGCTGAACAGAATAGTCACAAGTTGATTCTGCGTCCTGAATTTCCTTTACAAATTCTTTGTCCTGGAAGAATTGTATATCTCAAAGGTAGTGATATTATTGCCCGTGCTTGTGTGGAAATATGTAAAAAATTTCCAGACCAGATCCAT contains:
- a CDS encoding ABC transporter ATP-binding protein; the protein is MEVIRLNQVSLYRRTQEEFSYDLKKTILSIVEGKYRQPVKKLVLDKIDLVIKKGEKLGIIGANGSGKSTLLKLISGILRPTSGTVRVRGQVAPLIELGAGFDPDISVLDNIQLYGVLLGFSRAEMKERAYSILEFAELEDYSLVPVKGLSSGMVARLGFSIATDVQPDILILDEVLSVGDESFKHKCKQRIDEFWNGNATILVVSHDLDFVQQSCERVVWIDKGKINFIGEPEKITNYYLQTIQS
- a CDS encoding glycosyltransferase family 2 protein; this translates as MESDVLSKNYNNLIKEREELTKKYEYLLQEIALLNQSNNSLKAELLEIKNSRTWRVITQLKQNLFVNKLGKILLNLMQFIKLLFKDRNLLLSNLTRRNQMIRVDTVDNGENYVSSYQFQQTLVLHKYQPGSPISIVIICYNKSKELPYVISAIAKNTLRPDLVVLCDDGSTDDSVQRFIDACESQFLTYKIIQEEPKPNAFRLNTLRNQGVAVCPDGLVIILDADHVPSSTHIQAHVNLHLSNPQPVLSTGPRLEYANPDCSGAVNFLWGHEPISMMQHSSDQPIASWTGVLVSNMGMCKQAILELGGFDPIYDGNYGYDDIDFTYRAWLAGYFFASCFETYIIHIPHPPSLGVRDNSINQRKFEAKYKFHPKYPQSVERLTREAWHNYLRCYL
- a CDS encoding glycosyltransferase; this translates as MYIVFPTLEIAPFINGGIGQYLSQIIHYLQSSCYTPLIILYGVTQSEAVKTRKHFQAASLKCEIYHVNDFSQTQLNSEDIYNVEKTSLALADCLTEIISHKNVVGVEWPEHGGMGFHTLRDKHCNPNSVFKKISMWIHLHGAREIWDLTDRYPVSLDKSNAYLLSNYAERLCLELADAWKSPSQSVADWYTSYFGIHNQVFISPLPYRKLAEQNSHKLILRPEFPLQILCPGRIVYLKGSDIIARACVEICKKFPDQIHVTFAGYNLGTANSKYASSLDEIKSFIPDEFLQYFSFPGKYEAEQYLKLAQKSHFAIFASRVETFCLAAHELNWMGMPLILADIPAFKEHFQDGINAYKFDVTIESLTQLLMKIIENPKMLAQLDPQPVSEFDINIFEKLINLPENNKINANYFLFTKMQEIYFNQGNVYFDNFKFLTVFSWKNLILAVTWKIVKRIADIFSISIKFRLYVKGFFKKAKLI